The genomic DNA GACCCCTTGACGGTTCGCAAGTTTCTCGAAGTTTAATTAACCAATGAAATGCCGGACCCCTTCGGGGGTCCAGTAGATAATCGCACGGAAGGTTGAGTCAGAGAAGGCAGGTGGGGCTGTGTCCCCTTAATCATCCTGCTCAGACAACGCTTTGACCTGCTTTCCGGGCCTAAGACGAGGAGTGGTAGATGAACAGGCAAGAAAAAGCCCAAATCATCGAGCAGCTGCACGAAAAAGCTTCGCGCGCCAGCATCGCCGTCGTCACCGACTTCAAGGGCATGACCGTTGAGGAAATGACCCAGTTGCGCTCCAAGTGCTACGAAGTCGGCGTCGATTACCAAGTCGTCAAGAATACCCTGGCCCGGTTGGCTCTCAATGACACCGATCATGGTGTATTGAGCGAACACCTTAAAGAGAACTGCGCCATTGCGCTCGGGTACGAAGATCCCGTTGCCCTTGCCAAGGCGCTGTCCGATTACGCCAAGACGAACAAAAAGTTCGCCATGCGTTTCGGTACCCTCGAAGGCCAATTTCTTGACAGCGACGCCGTGAAGGAACTCGCCAAGATGCCCAGCAAGCCTGAGCTCTTGAGTTCCCTCCTCGGCACGATGCAGGCCGTACCTCGCAATTTCGTCTGTCTGTTCGCCAACATCGAGCGCAAATTCCTGTATGCCTTGACCGCCATCAAGGAACAGAAGGAAGCCGCGTAAACCCAAGGTTCAAAGCGAATCAATTTCAAGGAGATTTATCATGGCTGATATCACCAAAGAGCAGGTTGTCGAATTCATCGGCAACATGACCGTCCTGGAACTTTCCGAATTCATCAAGGAACTCGAAGACGTGTTCGGCGTTGAGGCTGCTGCCCCCGCCGCTGCCGTCATCGCCGCTCCGGCCGCCGGTGGCGAAGCCGCCGCCGAGGAAGAGAAGACCGAGTTCGACGTTGTCCTGACCTCCGCCGGCGGCAACAAGATCGCCGTCATCAAGGCTGTCCGCGCCATCACCGGCCTGGGCCTGAAGGAAGCCAAGGCTCTGGTCGACGAAGCTCCGAAGGCCCTGAAGGAAGGCGTCTCCAAGGATGAGGCCGACGAGGCTGCCAAGCAGCTGCAGGAAGCCGGCGCCGAAGTTGAAGTCAAGTAACTTCAACGCGTTAAGCTAACATAGCAAAGAGCGCTCGCCCTCTTGAAAAGGGCGTTGCGCTCTTTGCTCTGTATGTATATATAATCGTTTAATCGCCTTTCGACATTGGGTTTCAGCGCTGTATGATGCGAATCTG from Pseudodesulfovibrio thermohalotolerans includes the following:
- the rplJ gene encoding 50S ribosomal protein L10, which produces MNRQEKAQIIEQLHEKASRASIAVVTDFKGMTVEEMTQLRSKCYEVGVDYQVVKNTLARLALNDTDHGVLSEHLKENCAIALGYEDPVALAKALSDYAKTNKKFAMRFGTLEGQFLDSDAVKELAKMPSKPELLSSLLGTMQAVPRNFVCLFANIERKFLYALTAIKEQKEAA
- the rplL gene encoding 50S ribosomal protein L7/L12; translated protein: MADITKEQVVEFIGNMTVLELSEFIKELEDVFGVEAAAPAAAVIAAPAAGGEAAAEEEKTEFDVVLTSAGGNKIAVIKAVRAITGLGLKEAKALVDEAPKALKEGVSKDEADEAAKQLQEAGAEVEVK